ttaaatatacaataaaatgttataaaataaaacatatttaaccCAATTCATAACTAAAGAGTTTTTCTAATTAAACACACccactttaaaatattaaaatgattttattatctttCATAATTTGATCTttcaaatagttttatttatgtCTTATTAGTGTTTGAAGTTGAACAAATGTATTGAGTTAGCTGAATAATTACTATTCTAAAAACTTGAATTAATacctaaatttaaattttaatataagatttaaataacataatagaCTACGAAATCCCTAGAATAGACTACGGGGAAGCTGGGATGGGGAACGATACCGACTAATGGGTACAAGATTGAGAATTTCCCATGTCTTGGGAGGATTAGGACCAATTCCTtcatattaaataatcaattgttttgaatttaaataagtttgtctgatctttaattatttgaatatttaaaatatatatcattctagtaaaatcacttaatttaataaaaaacacattttaataGCTAATGACAAATGGGACAAATTTAGTTCTAATCCAAAAAATTGTTGATATTGAAGAAGTGAGTCATTTTAGGTCAATCGGGCTATGTAACTTtgcttataaatttttttattttgctaaagttataataaaaaggCTACAACCTTTTTTTGCTCAACTAGTTTATGAAGAACATGGAGCTTTTGTGAAAGATCagcaaattataaataatatttatattgcaCAAGAAGTATTTAAAAATCTTAAGAAAATAAGAAGGGTACAACTTTTGATGTACAATTATAATCGATATGTTGAAAGCATACGATAAAGTGGAAAGACCTTTTTAAGGGCATTAAACTTACGAGAACCTTCCCTGAATTCCGTTTGTTGATGTGTTGacgatattattttttttctaaagatTCGGTGGGTTATTAACGCCATTTCTGATTACTCAATCGTTACTCTATGGTTTGAATAAATCTGCATTATTATGTTCCAGCAATACTCACAATAATTGAGAGACGAATTAAGCTCAATTCTTAATATTGGTTATTCCGACATCAAAGGTAAGTATCTCGGTCTTCCTATTCATTGGATTCATCGAAGAATTGTGCTTTAAAACTACTATTTGATAGAATAAAATCTAATTTGGCTGGCTGGAAGCAAGTTATTTTGAGTCAATTTGGAAAAGAAGTTCTTATCAAATAAGTTATGCAAAACATCTCGGTCTTCTATATGCCAGTTTTTTacttaccaatttattttataaaaaaaaaatccacacATTGATATTTAACTTCCAGGGGAaattaaatgtgaattttaaAGGTATTCATTGAGCCAAATGAGATAATTTGACATTGAGAAAATCTGAGGGGGTTTGAGTTTTCGTGATCTCAATCTCTCTCGTCCCTTCACTCAAAATAGGTTTGAAGAGTTATCAATAAACTAAATGATTTATGGTGCAAAATTCTTAAGTGTTTACTTTCCTGGTGATTTTTGGAacacccaaaaaaaatataactcttcATGGTCTTGGCTCGGGCATTGCATAAGCTTTGAGTGCAGGTTTGCAATCAGGTCGGGTTACTATAAGATGTAGTAGATTACCGATGAGGCTACATGAATGAGTGACATGTATTAATTCTCCTCCatcttttttcttcaatttctctCGGATTACATTAGAACATGTTGGATTTCTTCAAAAATCTTTTCTAAATATATCTTTTTGCTAGATAAAGACTATATCTTCTTCTTGGTAGATCTCCATGTCCAAGAAATGTCAAAGTAGATCCATATCGCTCATTTCATACTTTTGAGTAATGTCATCTTTAAACTTTTCAATCATCTTTTTGTCGTTTCCGGTGAAAATCAGATTATCAACATAAAGAGTGACTATAAGAATATTGATACTTTGTTTGTAAACACTAAAAGTTTACgtacctaatttataaattttaagataactattttgaaaaataaaatcaaaaaaattaaaattaaggacaaagacacaattaaataattaattgaattaattattgtaataattaaaccccaattaattaagataatgaccaagaaaaataaagaaaataattcagataaatgttatattaatttgatctcaaattaattttaaggggtcaaaatgaattaaaataaataatttatgataaatattatattcattttatctaaaaaattaatcttaaggggtcaaatgatttaaaataaataatttagataaatgttgttttcattttatccaaaataaattatttatttaaccataaaaatatacaaaaataaaaataaaataaataggcaaaataaatatcatatttattaaaaatattttatatattttgtaagttaaaaataaaatcaaagggatgaaagaaaaatcaatttcaaacaaactctaggGCTGAAAATGGAGCGTGATCTACCGTAGCCGAAAACGGGAAGATTCAGTGTAGTAGACTCTACAACCATTGGATGAGCGCCCCCGACTTCATCCAACGAATAACAGAGGACCGCGTAGCTTACTACAACAAAAGAAAAGTGTTTCCGCGCAACACTGGATCAACTAACGTGCGTCTCAACGTTGTTAACCCAAACACAACAAAACACTTAGTTGCTGATGAAGCGCGGACGGAACGCCTGAGCGTTCGCATTTCAATCTGAAATGACGATGTTTTACCCTTGGTTTGTCTTTTTTCACACAACGAACGACATGATGAACTGCCGAaatatttgatttctcaaagatggaacttcGACATTAGTCCACTAAAACAACTAATTCAATAGCTGAAATGATCATCCTACCACGATGATCATTTCACATACGATCATATGCCTCATTATAGCCTGAACGATCAAGTTGGATAAAGAACAGACAAAATGTCATTGATGGATTTTCACTAAAATTCGATCTACTTGGTCGATCAACCGACCTTGGGAGACTATAAATAACTTCCTCTAGGCAAACCGAAGGCAATGAATCCAATTCCAAGCCCTCAATCAATCCCGAACAAAATCCaccatttaaattttcaagATTTTCTTGAAACCTTCAAATCTTTGTGTAAGATTGTAAAGCTCGGATCtggacatttataaatattctaaaagagtctaggagtgttcttcaactcacagtaagcttccaatcatacaataatttgatttacaagttcaaattgaaatttctatatttCAGTTCGACCGATCTTATATATTGTCtgattgttcaattttttttattataaaacgatactaaaatcatttataagctTTCTATTGAAACAAATCTTAATGAATCGATCCAAATCAAAAGTacccaaattttattttgaatttcaaaattggGTTTCCGTTCTTAGGTAATAATTCAAGAACACCAACCTAAAAACAtttccaacatgtttctaaGGATGTTAGGAGTGTATCATGATCGATTATAATCaatctcgatcatgtttgatcaaaaactaatttttttataaaaataaaaaattcagttTTGAGTTTTGAAATGGTCAAAATGAATAaccagtgttcatgttttgattTATTCAATCACGTGAAGTATAAGAAAGTTATTGacaagctccttacacttcactaaatcttaaaaattaaaaacctgTTTTTTACTTCAAAACGGTTTGATTTCAATGAAACATCATTCGATCAAATGATACATCgagatgatgttataaatgatccttGGGACTAGGCGAAGCTCCCCATACCCTTGGATCGAAGGATTAGGGCCccaatcaaaataatcaaatctaCAGTTTTATGTTCTTGACGATTGACCAAGGGTTTGACCTATGTTCGATTTTCAACTAAGAAAATCGAACCATCCCCTACATCCAATCGAGGGAATCTAGCCTAGGACCAAGAGCTCATCGCACCTCGATTGAGAAAAtctagccaaggaccgagagctCCTCGCACCTGATTGAGGATTCCTAGCCTAGGACTAAGAGTTCCCCGCACCCCGATTGAGGAATCTTGCACCCAACCGAGaatttctaacctaggaccgagagctccTCACACTTCGACCGAGGACTCTCCacacccgaccgaggatcctTAGCCCAATATCAAGAGTCTCCCGCACCTCGACTGAGGGTTTCCCACACCTGACCGAGAGGTCTCAATCTAGGACCCAAGGTTTTATCCCGAGATCGAGGGATTGACACCCTCGACTGTGAGGATCGGTCGCCTGTTTGGTTGAGATTTTAAAacttcaattatatttttaatttgagccctgaaccattttctaaaattctgaaaaaaatgaaaaatatttcaaaatatttttagaatatttttattaaaaaatattttgattaggtcttgtttgggatttaattttagttcataatacattaaaactattttttttcagGTACTTCCCCCCACAAACATCGACATCAATCGCAGGtaacaaaatttaaagattattctataattttaaatgcaagaaaatatgtgcatgtctagtgtacttgaaaaataattggttaaatatattgtaataaaaccaaaatttcaaaagaaaatatttataaagtatatATTGTTCTTTAATGGATACGGAGGATATAGTACGAAAAacctttctcgagtatcaccaaacatcgAATTCAAAAGAATCTCTAGttaaatatatgtttgtgtatacaaaatattttattgattttaaattaaaaatcaattggcgactatttcattaaataaataatatttttaattaatttaaatacagatttttcctaatcaaattataattatcctaaatctaaaagattgtttaaaatttgatcaaaaaataattattgttataattaattttaaaatgttgggacatatttttatataaatctttttaaataatgttaaaaagatTCTCAACATgcaaaccgatgttgaaatttcTCAAACCTCGATCTTTGTCGAGACAAGAGATTTTCGGTGGTTACACTTGTCTTTTGACATACAAGGTTGTTTCACTCTTACTTCTCTCGAATTCTGTTCGGTTGAAGTAGTTGTCGATCTCACTATACCAAACACGAGGAACTTATTTTAGTCTATATAACGTTTTTGGAGCTTGTAGACCGTATCTTATTTTCCTTTAAGAATTGAGCCTTGAGATTGATCTACATACTCACTTCTTCTTTTAGTTCGCCATTGAAGAATGTTGAATTGACATCGAACTAATAAAGTTCCCATCATTTGTTAGCAGCGAATGCAATTATAGCTTGGATTGTGTCTAGCCGAGATACTGGGGCAAATGTCTCCCCGTAGTCAATTCCTGATTTTTGAGAATAACCTTTCCCAACGAGTCTTGTTTTATTTCTTTGAATGTATCCATTTGTGTTATGTTTGACTTTAGATCCATTTGACACATATGACTTCTTTGTCAGTTGTCTTGTGAACGAGCTTCCATGTTTAATTATTCATGATCACATTGATTTTTTCTGCGGTTCTTATTTgattatttcgtcaaatttcacGGGCTCAATTGAATAATAGTTGTATGTATCGCATATAATGTCTATTTATTTGTACCTCTTTGGAGTTGAACTCGTGGATGAAAAGTTTGATGAAGTCGGATCAGTTGAGTTACGACTTTATTTTTTGAGTTAATCTAAGTTCGGATCTGGTGTACCTGGCACTAATGAAACATGTTCATCATTGTTAGTTTCGATTAGAACATTATTTTTCTCAACTTTGTTTTCTTCACAATTCCATGAAGAATTTTCATCAACTTGAACATCTCGGTTGATAATAACTTGACATTCATTTAGGCTAAACAGTCTATAACCTTTTCTCATGGTactgtaacaaaaaaaaaacattttttgcTCGATTCGTCAAATTACTTCGTttcaattttggaatttgaGAATAACACATGCTTATGAATACCTTGAGATGGTTCACCGATGGTTTCTACCACTCCATGCTTCAAACAAAGTCTTGTTTGGTATGGCTATGGTTGGAAATTGATTGGATAGGTAAACGGTGGTGTAAATTGCTTCAACCCAGAAGGTTTTGGGTAAACATTTCTCATGAATCATTAATTTTTCCATTTCAATGATCGTTTGATTTTTCCTCTCAATAACACTATTTTGTTTATGGGTGTACTTTACTGTTAGTTTTCGTTCTACTTCTTCGTCTTCACAAAACTTGTGAAACTCCATAGAAGTGTATTCCTTGCTTCTATCACTTCGTAGGGTTTTGATGAAACATATGGTTTTTCAACGAGACTCTTGAACTTTTTTAATAACCCATAATACttccaaaaaaaattctcaTGAAATAGATCCAAGTCATACGAGTGTGGTCATCGATGAATAGaacaaaatacataatttaagcATTATAAAGGGAGTCCATTGGTCCCCAAATGTCGATGTGGACAAGTTCTAGTTTTTCTTTAGCTCTCCATGATACTCCTTTAAGTAAAGGAAGTCGATGTTACTTTTTAAATGCACATTCTTCGCATACGTGTTGCTTTTCTTCTATGTGAGGAAGTCCTTGCACCATACTTTTGTCAGACAACTCTTTGAGGCTTCAAAAATTGATATGGCTAAGTCAGTGATGCCATGACGTTGAGGTTAGGTAATTCGAGGTAGAAAATAAGTGAGCTTTTAAATCTACATAATTGATGTTAAGAGAGAAACTTCAATTGACCATTTTAATCTTGGTGACTTATCTTGTCGATCAAAGATAATATACACATTGTTATCGAAGCAAAGCTTATACCCATTGTCCACCAATTGTTCGAGGCTGAGTAAATTTTGGTCAAGCTTAGCACACATAGTACATTGTTAATATAGCTCGATCCTTCCTTCGTCTTGATGGTGATCTTTCCAAGTCCTTTTGATTTTTCTTGCTCTCCATTCTCGAATTGAATAAGGGCCTTGACATTTTTTTCGAGCTCTGAGAAGATTTTTAAGGTTGGCATCATGTGGTTGCTACATTTGATGTTTATTAATCATTCTCCTCTCTTTCTTTGTCACTAGCTATGCGACACACATAGAATGTTTTGTGTGTCTCCGGGTCTGTTTGATTTGACTCAACCTAACTTGTTTGATGAGTGTTTCCACTTCGACAATCTTTAGGGAGGTGACCAAATCGATGACATTTGTTGCATCTAGAATTTCCTTTATACCGATAGTCCTTCTTAGAGTGGTTTGATTTATTACAGTTATTGCAATTTGATGTGATGTCTTTTCCCTTGCCTTTTGAGTTACCTCCACCTCGCCCTCTTAAATATCTTCCACTTTTTAACTGGTTAGAACTCAAATTATCTTCTCGTTCGTTGTTGCTAGTATTGAGTTTTGACTGAAATGCACTCTCTATTGGTTTTTCGGAGTGTTTAGACAATTGTCGCTCAAATGATTTTAAGGACGACATCACTTCTTTGACTGTGAGTGTTGATAGATCATTTGTTTCttcaattataattacaatgaaataatattttttaggaaGGCATATGAGAATCTTTCGCACCGTGAGATTTCATCTAGTTGGCCAAATCAAAGATATTGGTCGAGAACTCCATGAGGTTCTTTGTCTCCTTCATTTTTGTATTTTCGAATTCCCTAAGTAGTGATTGGAGCTTAATTGCTCCAACTTTTACATCTCCTTGAAATTCACTTTGCAATATCTCACATTTCTCATTGGCTGTATCGGCGGGCATAATTTTGGGAAAGATTGTTTTAGTGACCGCTCTTTGGAGAATTAAAAGAGCGTTTGTGTCAGTTTGTCGGGACTGCATTAGTTACTTCAAGTCAGCTTTATTGAGTCTGGTTTCTTTCTTTGGTTCATTCCCTACAATTTCTCAATGGTTAAGAGATCGAAAGATAGTCTTCATCTTTACATACCAGAAATCATAGTTTTTGTCATTAAACTTTGGAATGGGATGGTTGATATTTGTTGAGACATAAATCTGAATAGGTTAGTAGAAGGTTTTGGTAGATTGAAAGAAACTTGGAGGATTGGATAAATTAGTAAAAAGCTTTGTGAATTGGTAGAACCTATAGactttgattcaaagtattagAATATCTTGAAGAGAAATTTAAAgagagaataatattttattattgttttgatatttACACTTGAATTacaaaaccttatttaaaataaaagatacaaaataatataattgattgtTAAGATTCTAATAATATCTAACAAATATGGTGGAGTAACACCacattaattttaaccgttAGTGTAATAATCGACATTGACGGTAAATGGAATCCCTTTAAACTTATTCCTATTCTTGGTTAATTACTTactaaaaaaagtaaattaaactTTATATTAGTCAATTCTGATGGTTTGGAATGGTACTAGTAACAATGTTTTATGTGAGTTCTAGTTATACTAGTATCCATTAATCAGCtattaagaacaatattaaTATTCCCTCATTATCAAGACCTATTAATCTTGGGATTCAAAGTTGTTACTAAAGTTAagaattttatatgaaaatgttGTTTAAATGTTATTGCTTACAACTGAAAATTGTTTTAAACGTAGAATGATTCTCCTATTTTAAGAATGTTAACTAAACTGTTTGAACATGTTTTTGCTATTATGTGATTCTAGAAATGAGATATGaaatttggtatgaattatttttatccCAACTAACTCAAATATTTCTAATTTCGACCTATGGTTTCTAGACATCATTGAAGCTAATCACATTATTATCTTTTGTATGCAGTCTTATAGCAAATTTCTGTTGGTCTATTTGAAAACGAAGAAATGAATTtgtgtttagaaaaaaaaatcattttacaaTCTCACGATGCCGTTCTAGTACTTGAAAAACTTTTATTGTAAAAATGACATTCACGGAGGACCACCTAAGGATTTAGGAcggaaagaaaataagaaaaaacaccCGAAGGAACAATCAAGTTTAACTCTGACATAAGTTTTAATCAATGACAGGGACAAACAAACATTGAATTTCATCGCCCACAATCATTCCGGAGCTCCACTTTTGATCAGAACAATTAACATTTCTGTGGCACAAGCCGAAGTCTTAAGAAAGGCCCTCCAAATTGAAATCAATAACTCTTGAAATAACGTTCTAGTTGAATCTGACGTAAAGACAGTAACTGAGATATTTTTCCGAATTGAATGCTAATTGGATCGCAAATCATTGTaacttttttgaaattattttttatgaatatttttaacttttcgaaaattatcttttatcacacacaaacaaaaacaaaaaaataatttaacttatatttagACATCACAATTATGGCAAATAAAAagcaacatatatatatataactgaaaaCTGGAATATTAGACTTCATAGTTGTTTTATTTTGTACAGAATTCATTAACTAGGTGAAATGTAGGAGGTAACAACCATAACCGACAACAATGGTACCAGTAGTAAAAATGTAGCAAGTACCAagattaaatcaaacaaatacatATAACATCTACTATATTAttcctatatataatatatatattccaataTTATTACATCTTAATAATAACCTTAATAATAACCGAACAAACCGACACATCGACGAAGGTCCTTTCATCATAAAAACCACAAGACCTTTTCCGTCGCTAGTCCAACTAACCCTTCACAGACTCTGCACTTACTTGACCATCACGACTGCCTCCTCCACCCCGAGTATTCAATCCAGTCACCGGCGTCGATTTCTGAGCAAAATCGATCAACACTTTCCTCTGTTTATCATCTGTATGCTGTAAACTAGCTCTTAAAAGCTCAACTGGCATCTCCTTATTTATCGCTCTAGCCACTTCCGATCCAGTCATCTCCATGCTCGGCTGCTGTCCCTGTGGATCTATCGATTGCACTATACTATCGTATTTACTTATGCAATACTTTGTCAGAAGACCGAAAAAGGCGTCGAATGAAGCCTGCCAAAGTGCAGGATTCGGCATACTACTACTACTGCTACTCCCATGGAAATGTTCTTTCAGGAGTCGGGTAGCTCTCTCCAGAACGCATTTCAGAATAACTGAAGCCCCATCTCCATACGGGCTTCCTATTGGTCGTAACGGCGGCTGCTCCGATGAACACACTACAGCCGCTAGACAAGCGCTAAGTGAATTCAGATCCATCCCGATAACACAGCCACTAACCGCCTTAGCCAGTTCGTCGTTCGTCTCGGCTCCGAACAAGAACCTTAAATGCCGGAAAACAGTCATGCAGACGATCCTTGAAAGATCGCCAGCCGGGTGTAAGAGTTTTAGGTATTTGGAAATAAGCTTCCTTCCTTTCGGAATTGAGACCAACCGCATGAATACGATATCGTCCTTCGGAAGTGAGTTTGAACTTTTTCCGAGGGGATCGACGAGCTGGAGGAGAGCGGTTGCTAGTCCTTCCAACAGAACCTGACGCCTACGTCTTAGCTGAACCCCACCGTCTTGCGGTAGGCTGAACTGTAGTAGCCTGTCGATATCGTCTACATCAAGTAGGATGTAAAGGCCATCTTCAATTGCGATTCTAGCCGAGAACATGGGTTCCTGCTCCAAAGGCTTCTCAGACAACTTCTGATCAGAAGATGGTGAATCGAATTCGAGTAATGGCTGCTGTAGTTTACGAACAGGAGAGAAAGAAATTCGCCCGTGCGCATCAACATTGATATATGAATGCGATTCGGAGTTGTTACGAGTTCGATTAGACGAATCCTTCAAACCCGATGGGCAGAACCGATGTTTCAAACCCGATTCGGATGATGTTTTAGCGATTCGGGCTTGGTGGTAATAATCATCAGTATACGGGTCGTTTCCGTGGGTTATGACATGCTGCATTTTGAGAATGCTCTCAATTTCTTCGGATGTCATATGCTTGGATCTGAACTGTAGGGTGATTTTCTCGTTCTTTTGGCTACTACTGGAATCTGAGCCTTGTGATCTGAGACTTGACTTGCCTTTCTGCGACGTCTTATGATGCCGATTATGATCTCTCCCGTCAGTTAACCCATACTTGTTGAAATGTGGGGAAGGTGCAAACGAATTGAAAAAATGCGATTGCATGGCGGATATATGAGATAAAGACGGTTGAACTGGAAGATGCATTCTCTGCTGTTGTTGTTGCAAGACATTGTTTAAGAGACTCTGGTTCGTCCAGTTGCTTTGTGTCCGGTTACTAAAAGGGTTTAACTGAGGTAAACTTGAACCATAAACTCTGTGGGTCAAACCGGAATGTAAATTTGGGCTGGACAAAGGTGAAAGATTGATGCCAGAAAAGGGTTGATGGTGGCCTCCGCTATAAGATGAACTATTACGAGGCGAAGGTTGTTGAGATTTTGAGCCGGGTGGAGGGAAAGAAGTGAAAGATGATTTGGGTACTAATATAGGCTCACTGGAAAATTGTGGCGGCTGTTGTAGCTTATGAGGGTATGATGATGTTCTGTATAAGGGTTTTGAATCTTCGAGAGAAGCTGATGTTGTTTCGCTTGAATAATAAGgttgttgctgctgctgctgttgtTGTTGGAGAGGAGACGAGGATGTTCTGTACAAAGTCCTTGTTTCGGAAAGATAATCTGGTGAATTGTAAGGCTGTGAAGACCACCTCTTTCCTTGTTGGAAAATTTCTGTGTCGGATAAAGATTTATCTAACCACTCAAAGGAGGAGTTTGGCTCCTGTGTCCATTCAGCCGCTGATGAACCTGCACCAAAttccagtcaataataatcagCATTTTAAGAAAATCAGCTCATCAGTTAATCCAAATGAGTAAATGCTTATTTGAATTGAGTTCCTTTCATAATTGCTATATTCAAATCAAACTAAACTATAAATCTAACTTGATTCATAAGATATAGACTTAACTTGGTAATCTCGAATGAGCATCATCCAAAAGATAACAACTAAGCTCTATAAACTAATCAACTTACCTcattataagggtaaaatagtatTCAAGTATTTTCAAAACATTAGTTCCCATTTATTAAATCAACTTACAGTTTAGATATTTCACTTGGTTTATGCAGCATTTAACTTTAAGTTACTACCCTCAATCGAGCCTTATGCTCTACATCAAGAAAAACTTTGAAGCAAATCTAGAATCAACAAGATGTTGAACAGAAGCACACTTACTTTCTCTTGAAAATGACCCAGAACTCCGCTCTCCAATTATTCCAGGATGCTTTGGACCTGTAACCACTCTGTTCAACTGCATGGAAAGCGAGATTTCATTAAAAGTTAAAGCTAAAATAACAAAGTAAGAAAATATACATCTAAGAAGCTTTCACTTATAACCAAGAGACCATTGGCCTAATGTCTTTCCATTAACATGGGCACCATATCACAACTTTAAGCATAAGTTTATGCATTATGTCATCCAGTAATAAGAATCGTAAAATCAAGATAAAAAATGCAAATCAATCTACAAAAAAACGAATACAACAAGAAGCTAACCTTTGAAAATGTAGTAGTGAGATCATCTACATCAGACAGAGATCCAAAACCAGAGCCAGAACCCTGCTGTGAAACACAAACAGAAACTCCATTATTGACAAGAATTCcaagacaaaatataataatactatatattatatttccaaaacaaaaatactaaTAGATCCAT
This is a stretch of genomic DNA from Impatiens glandulifera chromosome 4, dImpGla2.1, whole genome shotgun sequence. It encodes these proteins:
- the LOC124933754 gene encoding protein PAT1 homolog 2-like isoform X3, which codes for MLPSSADATFDASQYAFFGKDVSEEVELGGIENDETYDIQFAGNVGDEYHLFESQEGSGSGFGSLSDVDDLTTTFSKLNRVVTGPKHPGIIGERSSGSFSRESSSAAEWTQEPNSSFEWLDKSLSDTEIFQQGKRWSSQPYNSPDYLSETRTLYRTSSSPLQQQQQQQQQPYYSSETTSASLEDSKPLYRTSSYPHKLQQPPQFSSEPILVPKSSFTSFPPPGSKSQQPSPRNSSSYSGGHHQPFSGINLSPLSSPNLHSGLTHRVYGSSLPQLNPFSNRTQSNWTNQSLLNNVLQQQQQRMHLPVQPSLSHISAMQSHFFNSFAPSPHFNKYGLTDGRDHNRHHKTSQKGKSSLRSQGSDSSSSQKNEKITLQFRSKHMTSEEIESILKMQHVITHGNDPYTDDYYHQARIAKTSSESGLKHRFCPSGLKDSSNRTRNNSESHSYINVDAHGRISFSPVRKLQQPLLEFDSPSSDQKLSEKPLEQEPMFSARIAIEDGLYILLDVDDIDRLLQFSLPQDGGVQLRRRRQVLLEGLATALLQLVDPLGKSSNSLPKDDIVFMRLVSIPKGRKLISKYLKLLHPAGDLSRIVCMTVFRHLRFLFGAETNDELAKAVSGCVIGMDLNSLSACLAAVVCSSEQPPLRPIGSPYGDGASVILKCVLERATRLLKEHFHGSSSSSSMPNPALWQASFDAFFGLLTKYCISKYDSIVQSIDPQGQQPSMEMTGSEVARAINKEMPVELLRASLQHTDDKQRKVLIDFAQKSTPVTGLNTRGGGGSRDGQVSAESVKG
- the LOC124933754 gene encoding protein PAT1 homolog 2-like isoform X2 gives rise to the protein MLPSSDATFDASQYAFFGKDVSEEVELGGIENDETYDIQFAGNVGDEYHLFESQEQGSGSGFGSLSDVDDLTTTFSKLNRVVTGPKHPGIIGERSSGSFSRESSSAAEWTQEPNSSFEWLDKSLSDTEIFQQGKRWSSQPYNSPDYLSETRTLYRTSSSPLQQQQQQQQQPYYSSETTSASLEDSKPLYRTSSYPHKLQQPPQFSSEPILVPKSSFTSFPPPGSKSQQPSPRNSSSYSGGHHQPFSGINLSPLSSPNLHSGLTHRVYGSSLPQLNPFSNRTQSNWTNQSLLNNVLQQQQQRMHLPVQPSLSHISAMQSHFFNSFAPSPHFNKYGLTDGRDHNRHHKTSQKGKSSLRSQGSDSSSSQKNEKITLQFRSKHMTSEEIESILKMQHVITHGNDPYTDDYYHQARIAKTSSESGLKHRFCPSGLKDSSNRTRNNSESHSYINVDAHGRISFSPVRKLQQPLLEFDSPSSDQKLSEKPLEQEPMFSARIAIEDGLYILLDVDDIDRLLQFSLPQDGGVQLRRRRQVLLEGLATALLQLVDPLGKSSNSLPKDDIVFMRLVSIPKGRKLISKYLKLLHPAGDLSRIVCMTVFRHLRFLFGAETNDELAKAVSGCVIGMDLNSLSACLAAVVCSSEQPPLRPIGSPYGDGASVILKCVLERATRLLKEHFHGSSSSSSMPNPALWQASFDAFFGLLTKYCISKYDSIVQSIDPQGQQPSMEMTGSEVARAINKEMPVELLRASLQHTDDKQRKVLIDFAQKSTPVTGLNTRGGGGSRDGQVSAESVKG
- the LOC124933754 gene encoding protein PAT1 homolog 2-like isoform X1; the encoded protein is MLPSSADATFDASQYAFFGKDVSEEVELGGIENDETYDIQFAGNVGDEYHLFESQEQGSGSGFGSLSDVDDLTTTFSKLNRVVTGPKHPGIIGERSSGSFSRESSSAAEWTQEPNSSFEWLDKSLSDTEIFQQGKRWSSQPYNSPDYLSETRTLYRTSSSPLQQQQQQQQQPYYSSETTSASLEDSKPLYRTSSYPHKLQQPPQFSSEPILVPKSSFTSFPPPGSKSQQPSPRNSSSYSGGHHQPFSGINLSPLSSPNLHSGLTHRVYGSSLPQLNPFSNRTQSNWTNQSLLNNVLQQQQQRMHLPVQPSLSHISAMQSHFFNSFAPSPHFNKYGLTDGRDHNRHHKTSQKGKSSLRSQGSDSSSSQKNEKITLQFRSKHMTSEEIESILKMQHVITHGNDPYTDDYYHQARIAKTSSESGLKHRFCPSGLKDSSNRTRNNSESHSYINVDAHGRISFSPVRKLQQPLLEFDSPSSDQKLSEKPLEQEPMFSARIAIEDGLYILLDVDDIDRLLQFSLPQDGGVQLRRRRQVLLEGLATALLQLVDPLGKSSNSLPKDDIVFMRLVSIPKGRKLISKYLKLLHPAGDLSRIVCMTVFRHLRFLFGAETNDELAKAVSGCVIGMDLNSLSACLAAVVCSSEQPPLRPIGSPYGDGASVILKCVLERATRLLKEHFHGSSSSSSMPNPALWQASFDAFFGLLTKYCISKYDSIVQSIDPQGQQPSMEMTGSEVARAINKEMPVELLRASLQHTDDKQRKVLIDFAQKSTPVTGLNTRGGGGSRDGQVSAESVKG